Proteins encoded together in one Yersinia mollaretii ATCC 43969 window:
- a CDS encoding TRAFAC clade GTPase domain-containing protein, which yields MNSNFIIMGLPASGKTTFLAALWHLVESNETTCRLELDAYDGNLTYLNRIAEAWRNFEPVPRTSQIGDMNVAIHLRNRETDEKGTAFFPDLAGETFDRQVEDRTFRKDFMKGFSEDDGILFFISSDVREDFISVTELNARLPSDSEIDESLNDSPAETRITEWEPKLLPAQVKIVQLLSDIIRPPFEPRLRRIALLISAWDLVHHSGVTPYDWLEVNMPLVAQFLKANKDYFEHQIYGVSAQGVNLNDDSAVDEVANLLASRRIKIVGLESEGNDLTEPLIWLMSAGK from the coding sequence GTGAATTCAAATTTCATAATCATGGGATTGCCAGCATCAGGCAAGACAACCTTTTTAGCCGCACTTTGGCATTTAGTTGAGTCAAATGAGACCACTTGTCGTTTAGAATTAGATGCTTATGATGGAAATCTTACTTACCTTAATCGCATAGCTGAAGCATGGCGAAATTTTGAGCCTGTACCGAGAACGTCTCAAATCGGGGATATGAACGTAGCAATCCATTTGCGAAATCGCGAAACAGATGAGAAAGGAACTGCATTTTTCCCTGATCTAGCTGGAGAGACTTTTGATCGTCAGGTTGAAGATAGAACTTTCCGAAAAGATTTCATGAAAGGTTTTTCCGAGGATGATGGGATTTTATTCTTTATTAGTTCAGATGTCAGGGAAGATTTTATTTCAGTTACTGAACTCAATGCAAGATTGCCTAGTGATAGCGAGATAGATGAAAGCTTAAATGATTCTCCGGCTGAAACGAGAATAACTGAATGGGAACCTAAGTTATTGCCAGCACAAGTTAAAATTGTGCAACTGCTTAGTGATATTATCCGGCCACCTTTTGAGCCACGATTGCGGCGAATAGCGTTATTAATCTCTGCATGGGATTTAGTTCATCACTCTGGAGTAACACCTTACGACTGGTTAGAAGTGAATATGCCACTTGTAGCTCAATTCCTGAAGGCTAATAAGGATTACTTTGAGCATCAGATTTATGGAGTTTCTGCTCAAGGGGTTAACCTTAATGATGATTCAGCGGTTGATGAGGTAGCCAATTTGCTAGCAAGTCGAAGAATTAAAATAGTTGGTCTGGAAAGTGAAGGAAATGATTTGACCGAACCACTTATATGGCTTATGTCGGCGGGTAAATGA
- a CDS encoding TRAFAC clade GTPase domain-containing protein: MGFERKSFHSRAESGKSYPDTDRTSAQDGLRFFHLALSDETDLLRHDLLISERAGEVYRKIRDRPDRAVDMVEICKATTIAFIVDGERVAAPRKRAEVFASVRNIVRVVANSGNIAAHAQIQLVVTKFDLLDGVDKTEARDALATFEQSIESMLSGKFNIEVFHTAARALHPHSEPAQGLAPLLRTWLKAKPPEDIRNLSIPELTDEFDKLLLRRIVQ, encoded by the coding sequence ATGGGATTTGAAAGAAAAAGTTTCCATTCTCGGGCTGAGTCAGGAAAGTCCTATCCAGACACAGATAGGACATCAGCTCAAGATGGCCTACGTTTCTTTCATTTGGCATTGTCAGATGAGACAGATCTTTTACGTCATGACCTTCTTATTTCAGAACGGGCTGGGGAAGTTTATCGGAAAATCCGAGATCGCCCTGATCGTGCTGTAGATATGGTAGAGATTTGTAAGGCAACAACTATTGCTTTTATCGTCGATGGTGAACGTGTAGCTGCACCTCGAAAACGAGCAGAGGTTTTTGCTTCTGTAAGGAATATCGTTCGTGTAGTAGCCAACTCGGGGAATATCGCAGCTCATGCGCAAATTCAGTTAGTTGTTACGAAATTTGATTTGCTTGATGGTGTTGATAAAACTGAAGCTCGAGATGCTTTAGCTACATTTGAACAATCTATTGAATCCATGTTGTCTGGAAAGTTTAATATCGAAGTATTTCATACGGCTGCTCGTGCGCTACATCCTCATTCAGAACCAGCACAAGGGTTAGCTCCTCTTTTGAGAACTTGGTTGAAAGCGAAACCTCCTGAAGATATTCGTAATCTGAGTATTCCGGAGTTGACAGATGAATTTGATAAACTGTTGCTAAGGAGAATCGTTCAGTGA
- a CDS encoding PAAR domain-containing protein, producing MLFYEKNHLCWNKTSHGGVVLTGSAQVSIDGRLVTRKSDRVSCPKHGINSIIEGDENHCDNGLPVALEGHHCACGATLISSGSLVLKE from the coding sequence GTGTTATTTTATGAGAAAAATCATTTGTGTTGGAATAAAACATCTCATGGTGGTGTGGTGTTAACTGGCTCAGCTCAAGTCTCTATTGATGGCAGGCTTGTTACTCGCAAATCAGATAGAGTTTCTTGCCCAAAACATGGCATAAATAGCATCATTGAAGGTGACGAAAACCATTGCGATAATGGGCTCCCCGTTGCGTTAGAGGGGCATCACTGTGCTTGTGGCGCTACGCTTATCTCCTCTGGTTCGCTTGTACTCAAGGAATAA
- a CDS encoding M23 family metallopeptidase has protein sequence MADGRVAFITNRGDGQQLFIVVQVDDLPLSKKSLCHNLREVYFFYAHLSEVSLNLSLHSPINSGDCIGKTGSTGNASSMTTIVRGPHLHFEVRIRNPSRAGMLDRIDPVPFIDGFNYP, from the coding sequence GTGGCGGATGGGCGTGTAGCTTTTATTACTAATAGGGGGGATGGGCAACAGTTATTTATTGTTGTTCAGGTTGATGACTTGCCGCTATCAAAGAAATCTCTTTGTCATAACTTGAGGGAAGTTTATTTCTTCTATGCACATCTTTCTGAAGTTAGCCTTAATCTATCGCTTCACAGTCCGATAAATAGCGGTGACTGCATTGGTAAAACTGGCAGTACTGGGAATGCTAGCAGCATGACCACCATTGTTAGGGGACCTCATTTGCATTTTGAGGTGAGAATACGTAATCCTTCAAGGGCTGGTATGCTTGATCGTATAGATCCCGTTCCTTTTATTGATGGTTTCAATTATCCCTGA
- a CDS encoding IS110-like element IS5075 family transposase, protein MENIALIGIDLGKNSFHIHCQDHRGKAVYRKKFTRPKLIEFLASCPATTIAMEACGGSHFMARKLAELGHFPKLISPQFVRPFVKSNKNDFVDAEAICEAASRPSMRFVQPRTESQQAMRALHRVRESLVQDKVKTTNQMHAFLLEFGISVPRGAAVISRLSTILEDNSLPLYLSQLLLKLQQHYHYLVEQIKDLESQLKRKLDEDEVGQRLLSIPCVGTLTASTISTEIGDGKQYASSRDFAAATGLVPRQYSTGGRTTLLGISKRGNKKIRTLLVQCARVFIQKLEHQSGKLADWVRELLCRKSNFVVTCALANKLARIAWALTARQQTYAA, encoded by the coding sequence ATGGAAAATATTGCGCTTATTGGTATCGATCTGGGTAAGAACTCTTTCCATATCCATTGTCAGGATCATCGTGGGAAGGCTGTTTACCGTAAAAAGTTTACCCGACCAAAGCTAATCGAGTTTCTGGCATCATGCCCGGCAACAACCATTGCGATGGAAGCCTGTGGCGGTTCCCACTTTATGGCCCGTAAGCTGGCAGAGTTGGGGCATTTTCCAAAGCTGATATCACCACAATTTGTCCGCCCATTCGTTAAAAGCAACAAAAACGACTTCGTTGATGCCGAAGCTATCTGTGAAGCTGCATCGCGTCCGTCCATGCGTTTCGTACAGCCCAGAACGGAATCTCAGCAGGCAATGCGGGCTCTGCATCGTGTTCGTGAATCTCTGGTTCAGGATAAGGTAAAAACAACTAATCAGATGCATGCTTTTCTACTGGAGTTTGGTATCAGCGTACCACGAGGTGCTGCCGTTATTAGTCGGCTGAGTACCATTCTTGAGGACAATAGTTTGCCTCTTTATCTCAGCCAGTTATTGCTGAAACTACAACAACATTATCACTATCTTGTTGAGCAGATTAAAGATCTGGAATCCCAGTTGAAGCGAAAGCTGGACGAGGATGAGGTTGGACAGCGTTTGCTGAGCATTCCCTGTGTCGGAACGCTGACAGCGAGTACTATTTCAACTGAGATTGGCGACGGGAAGCAATACGCCAGCAGCCGTGACTTTGCGGCGGCAACAGGGTTGGTACCTCGACAGTACAGCACGGGAGGTCGAACGACATTGTTGGGGATTAGCAAAAGAGGTAACAAAAAAATCCGAACTCTGTTGGTTCAGTGTGCAAGGGTATTCATACAAAAACTGGAACATCAGTCTGGCAAGTTGGCCGATTGGGTCAGGGAGTTGTTGTGCCGGAAAAGCAACTTTGTCGTCACCTGTGCTCTGGCAAACAAGCTGGCCAGAATAGCCTGGGCACTGACGGCGCGACAGCAAACTTACGCAGCATAA
- a CDS encoding DUF2339 domain-containing protein, whose product MEYWLLIFLLILLFVIYIQISTLSNSVNQIREDIGRLRNELAPHLPESTVAPVQEEITSTNLADDVTVSKAWKPDYATYQNYLLTKKQSQIKEITPAYAEETESAPQIESRVADSEVFEPQDEALQALQEMDVSPARAHLPVPDVWTKLENVLLSLKSPESFWKRIEQEFAARWMVWIGGVIMALGVIFLLKAGSEQGLFGPTLRISTAIILSMLMVGGGEWLRRSRFQLPLANADYIPAALSGAGIIGLFASMLAAKYFYDMFPMPILMLLLSLISLLAMVLALWQGPFMAALGILGGYTVPLFVSTGSGNVTGLLAYLFLVSLASIGLMSRVYRHWLWIGAMVGNYLWLFVSLFIATSDHQLARSLFLLSTTYGFLAWPHLGWSLKSKIRFRNKNWKSWPPALQDPLLTGLIAGLSLLALMLSGNHSILSWSTLVFSCISLLLIAKRSPSLDLFVPLAAILAISPFINAGTLFDPENVWTSLLAFSSLALFCGIYGIYQVTRPVYRTLWWALLSVLVPMYIVVNIYYVCRDKFDLATVEYTLLAVCLALYIAWNVFSDVSRRSSAFLRTLYQISAQLTLTFALFIAFSQVALTLLLAGQLLALVLWQRWRQVSLLSWILKLHAVMLLVRLSMNPYILEYSSPLHIGSVTIPWTLYGFGIPVLCLWLSSRWLPAGRGDRTANWLAANAIYLLALWINVELRHLLHGSYHLSLDFASLTDFALHGVTFGLMALAYGYREQFADSLQHIYRLAAKVSAILMLIMTLVCLVAFNPLWSAQNVGGLPLLNMVSVAYAIPIVFMMVALRYWPDHWIDIRLKPYVIGAIALLGMVFITLTVRQLWHGDRLDSGIVYSGEQYCYSLAWMLTAIGMMYSAIRWPNYKVRRASLGLLALTIVKLFLWDMSGLEGLYRSVSFLGLGLCLVAIGWFYQKFVVMKEVIEQNKGQPLTDEVQSGQQ is encoded by the coding sequence ATGGAATATTGGCTTTTGATTTTTTTACTTATTTTATTGTTTGTCATCTACATACAAATAAGTACGCTATCTAACTCGGTAAATCAGATACGAGAAGATATTGGCAGGCTTCGCAATGAGCTTGCTCCACACTTGCCCGAATCTACTGTGGCCCCTGTTCAGGAAGAGATCACATCAACGAATCTGGCAGATGATGTGACCGTATCCAAGGCCTGGAAGCCTGATTACGCAACCTATCAGAATTATCTACTCACCAAAAAACAAAGCCAGATTAAAGAGATTACTCCAGCCTATGCGGAAGAAACAGAATCAGCCCCACAAATAGAATCCAGGGTTGCTGACAGTGAGGTGTTTGAGCCACAGGATGAAGCACTTCAAGCGTTGCAAGAAATGGATGTAAGCCCTGCGCGTGCTCATCTACCGGTACCTGATGTGTGGACAAAACTGGAGAACGTGCTGCTTTCCTTAAAATCACCGGAGAGTTTCTGGAAGCGTATCGAGCAAGAGTTTGCCGCCCGCTGGATGGTTTGGATCGGCGGTGTGATCATGGCACTGGGTGTGATTTTCCTGTTGAAAGCAGGCAGTGAGCAGGGTCTGTTCGGCCCAACCTTGCGGATTAGTACCGCCATTATTCTGAGTATGTTGATGGTTGGTGGGGGGGAGTGGCTTAGGCGCTCACGTTTTCAGTTGCCCTTGGCCAATGCCGATTATATCCCCGCAGCGCTGAGTGGAGCGGGGATTATCGGCCTGTTTGCCTCGATGCTGGCAGCTAAATATTTCTACGATATGTTCCCGATGCCAATTCTCATGCTGTTGCTCAGCCTGATTTCTCTGCTTGCGATGGTGCTTGCATTGTGGCAGGGGCCATTTATGGCCGCTTTGGGGATACTTGGCGGCTATACCGTCCCGTTATTTGTCTCGACAGGCAGTGGTAATGTTACCGGGTTGTTGGCCTACCTATTCTTGGTCAGTTTGGCTTCTATCGGCCTAATGAGCCGTGTCTATCGGCATTGGCTGTGGATCGGGGCGATGGTGGGTAACTATCTATGGCTTTTTGTTTCATTATTTATAGCAACATCCGATCACCAATTAGCGCGTTCATTATTCCTGCTATCAACCACTTACGGTTTCCTAGCCTGGCCGCATCTGGGGTGGTCGCTAAAAAGCAAAATACGCTTTCGCAATAAGAACTGGAAAAGCTGGCCGCCAGCTTTGCAGGATCCTTTATTAACCGGTCTGATTGCCGGGCTTTCGCTATTGGCTTTAATGTTGAGCGGAAACCATTCGATACTGTCATGGAGCACGTTGGTGTTCTCCTGTATCAGCCTGTTACTGATTGCTAAACGCTCACCCTCTTTAGATTTGTTTGTCCCACTGGCTGCGATATTAGCCATTTCTCCCTTTATTAATGCAGGAACTCTTTTTGATCCAGAAAATGTCTGGACGAGTCTGCTCGCGTTTAGCAGCTTAGCTCTATTCTGCGGGATATATGGTATCTACCAGGTAACCCGACCAGTTTATCGCACACTGTGGTGGGCGTTGCTATCGGTGCTTGTGCCGATGTATATCGTGGTAAATATCTATTATGTCTGTCGCGATAAATTTGATCTGGCTACAGTTGAATACACACTGCTGGCAGTTTGTCTGGCTCTGTATATTGCGTGGAACGTATTTAGCGATGTGTCCCGCCGCAGTTCAGCGTTTTTGCGTACCCTCTATCAGATCTCCGCCCAACTGACGTTGACCTTTGCATTATTTATTGCCTTCAGCCAGGTTGCGCTAACCCTGCTGCTCGCGGGGCAGCTTTTAGCTCTGGTACTCTGGCAACGTTGGCGGCAGGTTTCATTGCTGTCTTGGATTTTGAAACTGCATGCGGTCATGCTGCTGGTTCGTCTGTCAATGAACCCGTATATCCTTGAGTATTCCTCGCCGTTACACATTGGCTCAGTCACCATTCCCTGGACGTTATATGGTTTTGGTATTCCGGTGCTCTGCCTATGGCTGAGTTCACGCTGGTTACCTGCGGGTCGCGGCGATCGCACCGCCAATTGGTTAGCGGCCAATGCTATTTATCTGTTGGCCTTGTGGATTAACGTCGAGTTACGCCACCTGCTGCATGGTAGCTATCATTTATCTCTGGATTTCGCTTCGCTTACCGATTTTGCGTTGCATGGGGTGACCTTCGGACTGATGGCATTGGCCTATGGCTATCGTGAGCAGTTTGCCGATTCGTTACAGCATATATACCGTCTGGCGGCTAAAGTCAGTGCCATTCTGATGCTAATCATGACGTTAGTCTGTCTGGTTGCCTTTAACCCACTTTGGTCAGCACAAAACGTTGGTGGCCTGCCGCTGCTTAATATGGTGAGCGTTGCCTATGCGATCCCGATAGTGTTCATGATGGTAGCGCTAAGATACTGGCCAGATCACTGGATTGATATCCGGCTAAAGCCTTACGTTATCGGTGCGATTGCGCTATTGGGAATGGTATTCATTACCTTGACAGTCCGTCAGCTCTGGCATGGCGACCGGTTAGATAGCGGTATCGTGTATAGTGGTGAGCAATACTGCTACTCCTTAGCGTGGATGCTAACCGCCATCGGTATGATGTACAGCGCGATACGCTGGCCTAACTATAAGGTACGCCGCGCCTCGTTGGGGTTGCTGGCGCTGACTATCGTCAAACTATTCCTGTGGGATATGTCTGGTCTCGAAGGGCTATATCGTTCGGTCTCATTCCTCGGTCTGGGGCTATGTCTGGTGGCGATTGGTTGGTTCTACCAGAAGTTTGTGGTTATGAAGGAAGTCATTGAGCAAAACAAGGGGCAACCCCTAACGGATGAGGTGCAGAGCGGGCAACAATAG
- a CDS encoding VasL domain-containing protein, with product MISNTERTVKTGGDPRHFAEFSALRDEIGKLHHPARPDVDWGRVEQLCLALFRQNGVELQTTVDFTLARTHIAGLAGLCEGLELLAGLLSHQWSALWPPQTHARVALLAWLSDRLQQVWRTMTLCYGDLAQVYRAERALEQLCTQLQTLELKHLSKLDGVRLMLHNAALRLESAEAAADTPDRLSIPVRHAGVSEPQRQPQPTFSSAAVSEPLVYLVNEPAPARVEVELSPPLPPPPRWKAGQGFVAGLSLMAVLMVGSFFIWQSLSSNPLREALLTSVAPLPAPLAAKSIDELRKQTSDAELVRLAGPVLQGSGTQLEQLTQLPPLWAQMRGDGVLSQAQQLWPASQEVNRLSALWQQQREAGAAPLVELKHYALAQERLRQLAERLNGLDEKKGRYMTVSELKTVVFAIQQPLAKTLPLEELLRQYQVQSESGQTPSSALRQQIDSRFSQLLNRYALLALPE from the coding sequence ATGATATCGAATACCGAGCGCACGGTTAAAACCGGTGGTGACCCCCGCCATTTTGCTGAATTTAGTGCCTTACGTGACGAAATCGGCAAATTACATCATCCAGCTCGCCCGGATGTTGACTGGGGGCGGGTCGAGCAGCTTTGTTTGGCGCTGTTTCGCCAGAACGGGGTTGAGTTGCAGACCACGGTAGATTTTACCTTGGCACGTACGCACATTGCCGGTCTTGCCGGGTTGTGTGAAGGGTTGGAGCTGTTGGCGGGCTTGCTGTCTCATCAGTGGAGTGCATTATGGCCGCCGCAAACACATGCCCGGGTGGCGTTATTGGCCTGGTTGAGTGACCGGTTGCAGCAAGTTTGGCGCACCATGACGTTATGCTACGGTGACCTGGCTCAGGTGTACCGGGCAGAGCGTGCGTTGGAACAGTTGTGCACGCAGTTGCAAACGCTAGAGCTCAAACATCTGAGTAAATTGGATGGGGTGCGCCTGATGTTGCATAACGCAGCACTACGTCTGGAGAGCGCTGAGGCCGCCGCTGATACGCCAGACCGATTAAGTATTCCGGTACGGCATGCCGGTGTCTCTGAACCACAACGACAGCCACAACCGACATTCTCGTCGGCTGCGGTCAGCGAACCACTGGTTTATCTTGTCAACGAACCGGCCCCGGCGCGTGTTGAGGTGGAGTTGTCGCCGCCTTTGCCGCCCCCACCACGTTGGAAAGCGGGGCAGGGGTTTGTCGCCGGGCTATCGCTGATGGCCGTTTTGATGGTGGGCAGTTTCTTTATCTGGCAGTCGCTGTCATCTAATCCATTGCGCGAGGCATTGCTGACCAGCGTCGCGCCATTACCTGCGCCACTGGCAGCCAAATCAATCGATGAACTGAGAAAACAAACCTCAGATGCTGAGTTGGTACGATTGGCTGGCCCGGTATTGCAAGGCAGTGGCACGCAGTTGGAACAACTGACACAGTTACCGCCGTTATGGGCACAAATGCGGGGGGATGGGGTGTTATCACAAGCGCAGCAACTGTGGCCCGCCAGTCAAGAAGTCAACCGACTGAGTGCATTATGGCAACAACAACGAGAAGCCGGTGCTGCGCCATTGGTGGAGTTGAAACACTATGCATTGGCACAAGAGCGTTTGCGGCAACTGGCAGAGCGACTGAATGGATTGGATGAAAAGAAGGGACGCTATATGACGGTTTCGGAGCTGAAAACGGTGGTGTTTGCGATACAACAGCCGCTGGCAAAAACCTTACCGCTGGAAGAGTTGTTGCGTCAGTATCAGGTACAGTCCGAGTCAGGGCAGACTCCGTCATCGGCACTGCGCCAACAGATTGACAGCCGGTTTAGTCAACTGCTGAACCGCTATGCGTTGCTGGCGTTACCTGAATAA
- the tssE gene encoding type VI secretion system baseplate subunit TssE — protein sequence MPQPSLYEMLFGNVAGELELHQVSEANQVVLSVLDNMQRILNCRAGTLSHLPDYGLPDMSEILQGLPGSAHALLTTLSATLLKYEPRLKSINVLLLPQSAPGHLEYAIEAELKGLGLVRYGTAFMPEGRVLIRHLKQQHYLNPGESS from the coding sequence ATGCCCCAGCCTTCTCTCTATGAAATGCTGTTCGGCAACGTAGCGGGTGAGCTTGAACTACATCAGGTCAGTGAAGCTAATCAGGTCGTCCTGTCGGTGCTCGACAATATGCAGCGCATTCTCAATTGCCGGGCGGGAACACTCAGTCATCTGCCCGATTATGGTCTGCCGGATATGAGCGAGATCCTACAGGGATTGCCGGGCAGTGCGCACGCGCTGCTGACTACGCTCTCAGCCACGTTGCTAAAATATGAGCCACGGTTGAAAAGTATCAACGTGCTGCTACTGCCACAATCCGCTCCCGGCCATCTGGAGTATGCCATTGAGGCGGAACTGAAAGGGCTAGGACTGGTGCGCTACGGCACGGCATTTATGCCGGAAGGCCGGGTGCTGATACGTCATCTTAAACAACAACATTATCTCAATCCGGGTGAGTCATCTTAA
- the tssJ gene encoding type VI secretion system lipoprotein TssJ, translated as MAITAGKTRFALLMLVMISTLSGCGLTQKVSDGTVAVTKSIFYKQVKTLHLDIQARDAVNNNATGAPLATVVRIYQLQDRKTFDGTDYPSLFAEDSQAIKADLLAEKDIRIRPGAAVSIDMPMDEKAQYVAVAGMFLAPDIANNTWRVVLSRDDLDPDKARQIELNNHGMILLPLKDK; from the coding sequence ATGGCGATTACCGCTGGTAAAACACGTTTTGCATTACTGATGCTGGTCATGATATCCACTCTGAGCGGATGTGGACTGACTCAGAAAGTGAGTGATGGCACCGTCGCGGTGACAAAATCCATTTTTTATAAGCAGGTGAAAACCCTGCATCTGGATATACAGGCGCGGGATGCGGTAAACAACAACGCGACCGGTGCCCCACTGGCCACGGTGGTGCGCATCTATCAGCTACAAGACCGCAAAACGTTTGACGGTACCGATTATCCCTCATTATTTGCCGAGGACAGCCAGGCCATAAAAGCCGATCTACTTGCTGAAAAAGATATCCGTATTCGTCCGGGTGCTGCCGTGTCCATCGATATGCCGATGGACGAAAAAGCGCAGTATGTGGCAGTCGCGGGTATGTTTCTGGCACCTGATATCGCTAACAACACCTGGCGGGTGGTGTTGAGCCGTGATGACCTCGACCCCGATAAGGCTCGTCAGATTGAACTGAATAATCATGGGATGATTCTTTTACCCTTGAAGGATAAGTAA
- the tssG gene encoding type VI secretion system baseplate subunit TssG: MERESQSASARLIEQLWDKLPYTQFYRFCQLLEQSQPDAPPLGSHWQVRHDPVRFRPHPGMGFPASEFKRVEIPAHAHLPPTIRTTFMGLYGVESPLPTAYIDDITQRREGHEAVSDFLDIFNHRLITQYYRVWRKYSYPASFSPGGTDKTSRYLLSLCGLGIEGCAQNIATPVSRFLALTGMMRLPTRTSEGIIALVQLLAPETDVHVIAHDRCRIPLRNPLALSARHPVSMSNSPVMGSHAVDVNSQVLLQLKTDNPDEAREWLPGGQLHTDLIALLHVYLGSRLHVRLQLTVLRALLPDAQLSCQPKSTGILLGRTAVMRTQRSASTTPTDTEMITINLGRYQRVQENLHRRDTDEYGDYRW, encoded by the coding sequence ATGGAAAGAGAATCACAATCAGCGTCTGCCCGGCTAATCGAACAACTGTGGGATAAACTGCCGTATACCCAGTTTTATCGCTTCTGTCAGTTACTGGAGCAAAGCCAGCCGGATGCACCCCCATTGGGTAGTCACTGGCAGGTCAGGCATGATCCGGTGCGTTTTCGCCCCCATCCGGGCATGGGGTTTCCGGCCAGTGAATTTAAACGGGTGGAAATACCCGCGCATGCACACCTCCCACCGACCATCCGCACCACCTTTATGGGACTGTATGGCGTGGAGTCGCCACTGCCTACTGCGTATATCGACGATATTACCCAGCGCCGGGAAGGGCATGAGGCGGTCAGCGACTTTCTGGACATTTTCAATCACCGACTGATCACGCAGTACTACCGCGTCTGGCGGAAGTACTCTTATCCTGCCAGCTTTTCGCCCGGCGGCACCGATAAAACCTCTCGGTATCTGCTGAGCCTCTGTGGTCTGGGTATTGAGGGATGTGCACAGAATATCGCCACGCCGGTGTCTCGTTTTCTGGCACTGACTGGCATGATGCGCCTGCCCACGCGCACCAGTGAAGGCATTATTGCGCTGGTTCAGTTGCTGGCACCGGAAACCGATGTCCACGTGATAGCCCATGACCGCTGCCGTATCCCCTTGCGCAATCCACTGGCCCTGAGCGCACGTCACCCCGTCAGCATGAGTAACAGCCCGGTAATGGGCAGTCACGCGGTGGATGTTAACAGTCAGGTATTACTGCAATTGAAAACGGATAACCCCGATGAAGCCCGAGAGTGGTTGCCCGGCGGGCAGTTACACACGGATTTGATAGCGTTGTTGCATGTGTATCTGGGGTCGCGGCTGCATGTGCGTTTACAACTGACGGTGTTACGCGCGCTACTGCCTGACGCACAGCTCTCCTGCCAGCCGAAAAGCACCGGTATTCTGTTAGGCAGAACCGCCGTAATGCGGACACAGCGCAGCGCGTCAACCACACCCACCGACACTGAAATGATCACAATTAATCTGGGCCGCTATCAGCGTGTTCAGGAAAATCTTCACCGAAGGGACACCGATGAATATGGCGATTACCGCTGGTAA